TTTCATCGGCTGCAATTCTTTCCTTGAAGTACTCTATAGTACGACCAAGACCTTCCACAAAGGGCACCTCTGGCTGCCAGTTGAGTTTGCTTCTGGCAAGGGTGATGTCAGGCTGCCTCTGGATTGGATCGTCAGGGGGCAAAGGGCCATACTCTATCCTGGCCTCGGAGCCGGTGGCAGAGATGATCTGCTGCGCCAGTTCGAGAATGCTTATTTCATGCGGATTTCCTAAATTTACTGGTCCAAGGAGTTCATCTTGTTCCATGAGCTGCATCAGCCCTCGAACGAGATCGCTCACGTAGCAAAAAGAACGCGTCTGCCTGCCGTCGCCGTAGATAGTCAGCGGTTGTCCCCGAAGTGCCTGAACAATGAAGTTGCTCATTACCCTGCCATCGTTGACTGCCATTCGAGGCCCGTAGGTGTTGAAAATCCGGGCGATTCTGATGTCCACCTGGTTCTGGCGATGGTAGTCCATCATCAGAGTCTCTGCAACCCGCTTGCCCTCGTCGTAGCAGCTTCGCAGTCCCACACAATTGACATTCCCCCAGTAAGACTCGGGCTGTGGGTGCACCGTTGGATCACCATAGACTTCTGAGGTAGAGGCCTGCAGAATTCGAGCCTTTACCCGCTTGGCAAGACCGAGCATGTTCAACGTTCCCATGACGTTTGTCTTGACAGTCTTTACAGGATTGTACTGATAGTGGATGGGTGATGCTGGGCAGGCCAGGTTGTAGATCTGGTCAACTTCAAGAAGTATAGGGTTGACCAGATCGTGGCGAATGAGTTCGAAACGGTAATTGCCCAGGAGGTGTTTGATATTTTCCCTGCTGCCGGTAAAAAAGTTGTCCAGGCATATGACCTCATTGCCCTGTCGCAAGAGACTGTCACAGAGATGACTGCCTATAAAACCAGCGCCGCCGGTTACCAGAACTCTTTTAGCCATGCGATTCTCCGTCTTTTATGCTGCCAGGGGTTCCAGAGCAAGACAGCACATTGCCGGCAAGTAGCAGCAAATCCTCATGGATGTTGCTACTGATTTCGTTTATTAGAATATGTACACTGTATCACGCTCCACATCAATGCTCTTGGCAGATTAGCCAGATTTGTGCCAAGCGGTCCGTGTTATTGGTTATCAGGTGGTCAGGAACAGGGCCTCCGGCAAGAATTGCCCGAAGCGCTGTATCTGCCTGGCGCCCAGGAACTTGCCACATGCACCCGTTTTTTCAACCCGGATAACTCAACAAACTCAATAACCTATAAGCGTCAACCCGCAACTCGCAAACCGACCTCAAATTATCCTTGAAGCACTGAGATCGTTTCGCTATAGTAGCGGCACGCAGAGTTAGAAGAAGGAGAAGCCCATATGGCCGTTGCTCGGAGAATTCAGGAGGCGATCGAGCGCTCTTCCTGGATACGAAAGATGTTTGAAGAAGGCGCCCGCCTCAAAGCTGTGCATGGTGCTGACAATGTCTTCGACTTTAGCCTGGGGAATCCTGATGTAGATCCTCCTGCTGCCTTCCGCCACACTCTGACCAGGGTGGCGGCAGAGGAACGCCCTGGCGTGCATGGCTATATGCCCAATGCCGGCTTCGAGGAGACGCGGTCTGCAGTAGCTGCCCAGGTAGGCCAGGAGCAGGGAGTATCGCTGGAGAGCAGGCATGTGGTAATGACCTGTGGAGCGGCAGGCGGGCTGAACTGTATATTCAAAGCACTTCTTGATCCTGGCGATGAAGTGGTGGTGCCGGCACCGTACTTCGTGGAGTATGGCTTCTACGCTGAAAACCATGGCGGCAGGTTGTCTGTGGTGCCTACACGAGATGATTTTACCCTGGATCTCGGCGCCATAGAGGCAGCCATTAATCAGAATACGAAGGCGGTTCTTCTCAATTCCCCCAACAACCCCACTGGACAGGTCTATGATGCCTCCAGCCTGAACAGACTAGGAGAACTCCTTGAACAGCAGAGCGGCAAGCTGGGGAAAACACTGTTTTTGATTTCGGATGAGCCTTACCGCAAACTGGTATATGACGGCGACACCGTTCCCAGTGTGTTCAAAGCGTACCGCAACACCATTATAACCAGCTCCTATTCAAAGGACATATCACTGCCAGGAGAGAGGATCGGCTATCTGGCAGTTCATCCGGAAGCCGATCAGGTGACTTTGCTCATGGACGCCCTGGTGCTGGCAAATCGTGTTCTCGGATTTGTAAATGCCCCGGCATTCATGCAGAGAGTGGTCAGAGACCTGCAAGGCAGCTGTGTTGACGTGAACCTGTACCAGACCAGGAGAGATTTGTTTTGCCGAGGCCTGACCGAAGCGGGATATGAAATGATTACTCCCCGCGGCGCCTTCTACCTTTTTCCCAGAAGTCCTATTGCAGACGATGTTGAATTCGTGCGCATGCTGCAAGAAGAGAACATCCTGGTTGTGCCGGGGAGCGGCTTTGGCAAACCTGGCCATTTTCGAATTTCCTATTGTGTGAGTGAAAAGACTATCAGCCGATCTCTACCGGGTTTTGCCAGGGCGCGATCGCGGGCTCTGTCTTGAGTTAGAAAATAATGGGCGTCCTATTGGGGCGGGGGGAAAGACTATATCCCATATTCAGACAGGGCCCTGGGCCATGAGCAACATCGAAGCAAGCATCGCTGAATCTGACCTTTGCTTCACGATGTTTGGTGGTTTATGAGAGAAGAAATCTATGTGAAAAGGTATGCCGAGGGCGACATAGCTCCCAGGTCGTCGGGTTTCAAGAAGATGGCATTGATAGTGGGGGTCATGGCGCTGTTGACTCTTGCTGGTCTTCTTTCCTGGCAGTCGTGGAAGCAGAGGAAGAATGTCAGGCCTTTGCCTCTCGGGAGGACGAAAATAGTGCGCCGCATTCCACCGGCACCGCCAGGAGTCTCGATTGTAGTTGAAAAACAGAGGGCAATCGTAGCCGCGAAGCATGAACAGCATGTCAAGGCCAGGGGTGAGGCTTTGCCGAAGCCCGAAGAAAGTGCGGCGCTGGCAGCCAAGGAACCTCTGCAAGAAAAGACAGAATCTGCAAAGCCGCTGCCAGGGCCGGCTGCTGTAATGCAAGAAACAACAAAGGGAAAAAGCGAACCTCTACCTGCCGCCACGGTGGAAAAACCAAGAAGGAAACCTGCGGTTGCCAGCAAATTCGCCATTCAGGTGGGAGCCTTCAGATTGGCGGAGGGCGCAGAGAGACTTGTGAAGCAACTCAGGGAAAAAGGCTATGATGCTTATGTAGACAAGAGCCTGTTGAAGCAGGGGGGAAATATATATCGCGTCCGCATTCGCGGTTACAAAAACATAGAGCAAGCGAGGTCAGCCATAGCCAGACTGGAAAAGGACGAGGGAATGAAGGGGTTCCCGGTAACTCTCAATCCCTAGTCAGCTGTTTGACGAGTTCATTCGATAACGTGACTGCTGCCATCTCTTGGGCTGTCTTTATTGGCTCCCTCGAGCGTTGCCTCGACAGGCTCTCCACCACAAGCTACCCTTGACAGCGTTACCTTGACAAACCAGGGAGAGGCGGCACGGGCGGAAGCGAGATGCCCGATGAGGTCGGACTCGGGCCCACTCCTGCGATTGAATTGTCCCAATGCCAAGCGGCATGTGCCTCATGGTGGCTTCGCTGCGGCGATTTTTGAATGACACTGATCAGCGTTGCGCCAATGGTGCGAACACAGCACACCTTTTCAACGCACAGCAAACGATTCTTGTTGCCGAGAAAAGGCACAAATCCTGCTACTTCTTGCCGCATTGACCCATATCTGTGTGCAAGTTAGACTGAAGTATACTGATGCTTTCAGTCTCAGCAACTGCTTGAATATAGAGGGATTGAAGGACATAAGCTGTATGAGCCAAGTGAACATGGAGCCAGCCTATCTGCAGAGCTACCAGAGCGGCGTCCTGGCAGAGCGCATCGAAGCTGCTCTCAGCATACTCGAGTGCTGTTGTCTCTGTCCCAGGCGGTGTGAAGTAAATCGTTTGGCAGGCAACACAGGCGTATGTCAAACAGATCGGCAAGCCGTGGTTTCCAGCTATAGTCCCCATTTCGGCGAAGAAGATCCATTAGTTGGCAGCGGCGGTTCGGGCACTATCTTTCTTGCTTACTGCAATCTGCAGTGCGTATTTTGTCAAAATTATGAGATCAGCCACCTGGGCGAGGGAAGCCCCGTTACTTCCGCTCAGCTTGCCGACATGATGATTTCTTTGCAGAAACGGGGATGCCACAACATCAACTTTGTTACTCCCACTCATGTGGTACCTCAAATTCTCGAGGCTCTGCCCGGGGCCATTGACAAAGGTTTGAGGCTGCCACTGGTATATAACTGCAGCGGCTACGAAGAAGTGGACACCCTGAAGCTGCTCGACGGTGTCTTTGATATCTATATGCCGGACTTCAAGTTCTGGCAGCCAGACGTTGCTGAGAAATTTTGCGCTGCGCCCGACTATCCTGAGAAGGCGAGAGCCGCGGTCAAAGAAATGCACAGCCAGGTCGGAGACTTGCTGATTGACGAACAGGGAATCGCCTGCAGGGGACTATTGATACGGCATCTAGTGATGCCTGAGGGTTTGGCGGGTACAAGAGATATCATGAGGTTTCTGGCCAAAGAGATCTCGACAAACACTTATGTCAATATCATGGCGCAGTATAGGCCTTGCGGCGAAGCGCACCGTTTTCGTGAGTTGAGCCGAGCCTTAACTTCAGACGAATACCGGGACGCTGTGCGGATTGCCCACGAGGAAGGCATTCATAGACTGGACGAGCGGCGGCTGGTGCGCTTGTTTCACTGGCTGTGAAAATTGCGGACCCTATCATTTATGAACACTCCAGAGCGGACTATTGTTATTGGAGATATCCACGGATGTCTGCAAAAACTTGAAGCGCTGATGCAGCGGATTGATCCTCGTCCCGGTCGTGATCAGCTTGTTTTCCTTGGCGACTACATTGACAGGGGCGAAGATTCTTATGGTGTTCTCGACTATCTCGTTGAGGTGAAGAAAAAATACCCACAGACTATTTTTCTCATGGGAAATCATGAAAAGATGTTTCTAGACTTTCTTGCAGGTGAGGAACAGGCGCTTTTTCTTCACAACGGGGGGGTGTCGACTCTGAAG
The genomic region above belongs to Deltaproteobacteria bacterium and contains:
- a CDS encoding SDR family oxidoreductase; translation: MAKRVLVTGGAGFIGSHLCDSLLRQGNEVICLDNFFTGSRENIKHLLGNYRFELIRHDLVNPILLEVDQIYNLACPASPIHYQYNPVKTVKTNVMGTLNMLGLAKRVKARILQASTSEVYGDPTVHPQPESYWGNVNCVGLRSCYDEGKRVAETLMMDYHRQNQVDIRIARIFNTYGPRMAVNDGRVMSNFIVQALRGQPLTIYGDGRQTRSFCYVSDLVRGLMQLMEQDELLGPVNLGNPHEISILELAQQIISATGSEARIEYGPLPPDDPIQRQPDITLARSKLNWQPEVPFVEGLGRTIEYFKERIAADENS
- a CDS encoding pyridoxal phosphate-dependent aminotransferase — encoded protein: MAVARRIQEAIERSSWIRKMFEEGARLKAVHGADNVFDFSLGNPDVDPPAAFRHTLTRVAAEERPGVHGYMPNAGFEETRSAVAAQVGQEQGVSLESRHVVMTCGAAGGLNCIFKALLDPGDEVVVPAPYFVEYGFYAENHGGRLSVVPTRDDFTLDLGAIEAAINQNTKAVLLNSPNNPTGQVYDASSLNRLGELLEQQSGKLGKTLFLISDEPYRKLVYDGDTVPSVFKAYRNTIITSSYSKDISLPGERIGYLAVHPEADQVTLLMDALVLANRVLGFVNAPAFMQRVVRDLQGSCVDVNLYQTRRDLFCRGLTEAGYEMITPRGAFYLFPRSPIADDVEFVRMLQEENILVVPGSGFGKPGHFRISYCVSEKTISRSLPGFARARSRALS
- a CDS encoding SPOR domain-containing protein yields the protein MREEIYVKRYAEGDIAPRSSGFKKMALIVGVMALLTLAGLLSWQSWKQRKNVRPLPLGRTKIVRRIPPAPPGVSIVVEKQRAIVAAKHEQHVKARGEALPKPEESAALAAKEPLQEKTESAKPLPGPAAVMQETTKGKSEPLPAATVEKPRRKPAVASKFAIQVGAFRLAEGAERLVKQLREKGYDAYVDKSLLKQGGNIYRVRIRGYKNIEQARSAIARLEKDEGMKGFPVTLNP
- a CDS encoding 4Fe-4S cluster-binding domain-containing protein, whose amino-acid sequence is MEPAYLQSYQSGVLAERIEAALSILECCCLCPRRCEVNRLAGNTGVCQTDRQAVVSSYSPHFGEEDPLVGSGGSGTIFLAYCNLQCVFCQNYEISHLGEGSPVTSAQLADMMISLQKRGCHNINFVTPTHVVPQILEALPGAIDKGLRLPLVYNCSGYEEVDTLKLLDGVFDIYMPDFKFWQPDVAEKFCAAPDYPEKARAAVKEMHSQVGDLLIDEQGIACRGLLIRHLVMPEGLAGTRDIMRFLAKEISTNTYVNIMAQYRPCGEAHRFRELSRALTSDEYRDAVRIAHEEGIHRLDERRLVRLFHWL